CAACGGCCTTGCATGCGATCTGGATGCCGGTCCTCTCATCCAGCGGCTTCAGCCATTCAGATACATAGGTGTCACAAAATTCCAAAAAGGCCTTTCTGCGTCTCGCATAGAGCCGGCGCATCCTGTTGAGATGGCGCGAGAAATGCCCTGCGGACATGAATTCCGCCAGCGTGGCCTGAAGCACGAGTGACGGATGCTGTCCGGTGAAACTCAGAACCGCCCGCGCCTTTTTTGCAAGGTCTGGCGGCACAACCGCATATCCGATCCGCAATGACGGGAACAGAACCTTTGAAAACGTACCGACATAAATGACCGGTGCGTCTTCGACCAGTCCCTGCATGGCCGGTACCGGGTCGCCAAAAAAATTGTATTCCCCATCATAGTCGTCCTCGATGATCCATGCCTCGTCTCGCCGGGCGATTTCAAGGATTTCCAATCTCTGTTCCAGCGGCATCGTCATGCCGAGCGGATGTTGACAGGACGGCGTAAGGTAAATCAGCTTTGGATGGTTTGGCGGGCGCTGCACAGGATGCCAGCCGCACTCATCCACGGGCAGTTCCACCAACCTCGCGCCGGCAGCCAGAAATGCGCTCCTTGCGCCAAGGAAGCCCGGATTTTCCATCATGACCGCATCCTGTTCATCAATCAGCATACGGGCGAGAAAGTCCAGCGCGGCCTGCGCTCCGGTTGTCGGGACAATCTGGTCGGCAACACAGTTCAAACCACGCGAGACAGTCAGATACTCAGCAATTGCGACCCGCAGATCGTACAATCCGGCTATCGTGTGATAGCCAAAGAGATCGTCACCGGAGGAGGCGGACTTTCTTTTCAGGATCCTCCCCCAAACCTTGAACGGAAAGCTTTCGGTTTCCGGTACGCCCGGATGAAACGCCGCCTGATGCGGCTGCCCCTGGATAAGTGCCTGACGGCTCATCAAATCACCTCGAGTGGACAGGCTCGGCATGGATCCGCCGGCCCTTGCCCGTATGCCGACGGAGCTCAAGGCATGCGTATCGGTCACCCAGCACCCGGCTCCGGGCCGGCTTTCCAGATAGCCTTCGGCGACAAGCTGATCGATCGCGGAGACAACCGTATTGCGTGACACCTGCAATGTCCGGGCAAGGTTCCTGATGGACGGCACACGTGTTCTGGACTTGAGCCTGCCGTCCAGAATCATGGCGCGCAGCCCATTTCTGATCTGCAGATGCAGTGGTTCGGCCGATGATTTGTCCAATCTGAGCAGATCCAGGGGATAGTTGGTATCAGCCAAAAGTGTACCCTCCATTTTTACGCATACTGTCACTTCTTAAGGTGACAAAACTGCTGCATCCTGATTTCGAATTCAAGTCAGCAGGAGCGGAGCGTGACACAAATCAAGGTGGGCCTGATCGGCGCCGGCTTTATCGGGCGCAGCCATGCCCTTGCCATCAATGCGGTCAACAGGGTTTTCGGACAGGACCTTTTCGAGGCGATACCGCATGTCCTTGCCGAGGCCGATCAGGCGACGGCAGCCGCGCGCGCGAGGCAATTCGGATTTGGCATCGCCACAACGGATTGGCGTCAGGCCATTGCCGAATGCGATGCGGTGATTATCGCGGTGCCAAGTTTTCTGCACCGGGATATGGCTCTATCCGCAGCCGAGAGCGGGACACATATCCTGTGCGAGAAGCCTGTTGGGCTTTCAAGCGCGGAAGCGGCTGAAATCGCCGCTGCGGCAGCGCGCGCCAACATCTCCCATACGGTCGGCTTCACCTATATGCGCTCGCCCCTCATCCGGTATGCGGTGGACGTAATCGACCGGGGAGACCTCGGGAAACCGCTTCACTTCAAGGGCTGGCACTGCGAGGATTATCTTGCCGATCCCGACATTGCCTTCACCTGGCGCCAGGATGCGGCCCTGGCCGGTCGCTGTGGCGCAATCGGAGATATGGGCTGGCACATTATCGCCATCGCCCGCGCACTGTGCGGGCAGATCACATCGCTTAGCGGGGCCATCGAGACATTTCACAAGACGCGACCGCTTGCATCCGATCAAAATGCTTCACGCGCGGTCGAAAACGAAGACTGGTCCAATGCGACGCTCCGCTTTGCATCGGGCGCCACGGGTTCGGTCGAAGTCAGCAGGATTGCCCATGGACGCAAGATGGATATCGGTTTTGAACTGGTGTGCGAACACGGGACAATCGCATTCAAGGGCGAACAGTCCAATCAGATCGAAATCTATCGCAGCGGCGAGCCCGCTGCAGCTTCCGGGTTTCGGACAATCCACATCAACGCCGATCACCCGGACTATGGCGACTTCATTCCCGCACCGGGGCACGGGTTGGGTTTCAACGACTTGAAGACAATTGAATTGCGGGATTTCCTGACCGCCATTGCCAACGGCTCCCCCGCAGAGCCGGATCTGGACGAGGCCTTGAAGATATCGCGCCTTTGCGAGGCAATCCTGGCCTCATCCGACAGACGGTGCTGGATCGACGCGCCGGAAGAATTCTCCATTCAGAGCTAACGGAAAGATCAGACCAAATGACGATACGCATAGCCACCAATCCGATCGCATGGACCAATGACGACGTGCCGGGCCTCGGAGGTGAGATTCCTGTCGAAACCTGCCTGAGTGAGGCAAATTCCGCCGGTTATTCCGGCATTGAAATGGGCGGAAAATTTCCCCGCGACGCCGATGCGCTTGATGCGCTTTTGAGTACTCATGATCTGGTTCTTGCATCCGGATGGTGGGAGGGGCAACTGCTGGAACACGGTGCGGATGCCGAGTTCGAGGCAATGCACCCCTATCTGGACATGCTCAAACAGCTGGGTGTCGCACATTTCATCTACGGCGAAGGCTCGCTCGGTCGGACTGACGGCATCTGGAAACCGATATCCCAACGTCCGCGACTGCAGGACAGCGAGTGGCCTGCCTATGCCCAGGAGTTGACCGCGCTTGCGGACAAGACCGCAGCACTCGGCATCGGATTGGCATTGCACCCGCATATGGGAACGGTTGTCGAAACGGACCGGGAGGTCGACCGGTTGATGGAGCTTGCCGGGCCATCGGTCAAACTTGCATTCGATACGGGGCATTGCCTTTTTGCCGGCGGTGATCCTGTTGCCCTTTGCCAGCGCCACGCGGCACGGATCGCTCATGTCCATTGCAAGGATGTGCGGTCCGATAAACTCCGCAAAGCACACAAACGGGACATGAGTTTCATGGACGCGGTGCTGGACGGCATCTTCACTGTTCCGGGCGATGGCGGCGTCGACTTTCCGGCAATCCTCGGCACCTTGAAGGAGGAAGGCTATTCAGGCTGGCTGGTGGTCGAAGCCGAACAGAACCCCGAGAAGGCACCGCCGCTTTTCCACGCGAAGCTCGGACACGACTATTTGCTGCAAGAGGCATCGAGGGCCGGTCTGCGCTAACCGCCGCGACGACCCGCGCCGCAACGCGCTGACAAGGATGAAGAGAGGACGAAGCCATGTATATTGTGGGTGAAGAAGAAGCTCAGGCTCTGCAACGCGTGATCCGGGAGCGGGCGCTCTTTCGCTACGGTTTTGGGAAGGAGTGCGACCGGTTCGAACAGCGCTATGGCGAGCACCTCAATGTCAAGCATGTGGCGCTCACCGTCAGCGGAACCTTTGCGCTTTCCGCGGCACTGACCGCGATCGGCATCGGACCGGGGGATGAGGTTCTGGTGCCGGCTCATACCTATATGGCAACGGCGACAAGCGTCCTGACCACCGGTGCCATTCCCGTCATTGTCGATATAGATGAGAGTCTCACGATCAGCCCACGCGCGATCGAGGGAGCCATCGGCCCGCAGACCAAAGCCGTCATCGCGGTGCACATGTGGGGCGCCGCGTGCGACATGGATGCGATCATGGAGATTGCGGCAAAACACGATCTTCTGGTCGTCGAGGATGCATGTCAGGGCGTCGGCGGCAGTTATCGCGGGAAGAAATTCGGATCGATCGGACATATCGGCGCGTTCAGCTTCAACTACCACAAGAACATGACCTGCGGCGAAGGCGGAGCGGTCGCAACATCAAACGATATCTACGCAGGCCGTACACGCTGCGCGATCGACCCATGCCACTATTATTGGAAGGGCCGGCCGGATGGCGTAGACCTGTTTGCGGGAAATGGCGGCAGGGCCTCGGAGTTGCAAGGGGCCATGCTCAATGTGCAGCTCGACAGGATCGATGGTATTGTTGCGGCGATGCGGGATGAACGACGGCGTATCCTGGACATCATTGCATCCAACACCATCTCCGGACTGTTTTGCGCCCCCATGCATTCTCCGGAACTCGATTGCGGCGCGCATTTGATGTTCCAACTGCCGACATCGGAGGCTGCCGAACGGTTTTCGCAGATCATGCCCGTGGTCATCGCCGGTAAGACGGGCAGGCACACCTATACGCAATGGGATCAGATCCTGATGGAAAAAGGCGCCGCCCACCATCTCATGAACCCTTATGAACATCCGGCAAATGCGGCATGCCGGCGTCACACAGCAGTCGATCAGTGTCCGTCATCGCTCGATATTCTGATGAGAACGATCATGGTGCCTATGCGTCCTGAGCATCAAGCGGACGATATCGCCGCGATCGCGCATAACATTTTGGAAACGGCAAAGGTCGTCCTGGAAGGCAAACCGGCCGACGAAATATCCCTTATGCGGGCGGCAGCGATCGATGAGAGCAAGTTTGACATGGCGGACGATCGCTAGCCGGACATGCGATCATCCACTGAAATGAGGGTTTCCCGCTTCCGGCGCCTGGAATTGAAAACGATTGAAATCGACTTGCAAACCTAATCGCTTATCAAATCGATCAAGTGCAAATCACCCGCGCGGCATGAACGATGTGCGATACCGCTGATGCAATTACGGGTGGACAAAACGCACGGACCGGACAATCCTGTCCGCGCATAGCGGGCCTGTCAAAGGCCTTGGCAATGGTGGACCTCATTGCGGGGAGCGATCGGCAAATGATTGGTGTGGCTCTGGTCAAGATCCCGGTTTCGGACGTGAACCGCTCTGTTGCCTTCTACGAAAAGGCGTTGGACCTCACAGTCCTGTTTGTTGCAGAAGAATATGGCTGGGCCCAGTTTGAAGCGTCAGGAATGGGGCTTGCGCTTTATGTTCCCGGCAAAGGGGGCGGCGAGCGACCCATTGGCGGTTCGGTCGACTTTCATCTCCATCACAGCGATCTGGACGCTTTGCTGGACGGGATGCCGGCAGAAGCTACAGACGCAGGCATTCATGAAAATGCCGATGGAAGCAGGTCGCTGGAGTTCAGCGACCCGGATGCCAATCTGATCAAGATTATGGAAAGCCGGTAGCGACGGTTCAAGGTCCGGTTGACGTCGGCCCGGTACGGTCCAGCCGAAGCGATGCTTACGGCTGTTGTCCGGAAAGTGCGGGACCGCACTTTCCGAATCTTCAAAGTGCCAAGGGGATGGCCCCTGCTCCGATAGAAAGCCTCAGGTCAGGTCCTCGACCTTGGCATCCGGTGCATTCTTCTTCACCGATTCGATGCCGTTTTCTCTGGACGACGAACTCTCGTAGGATTCGCTCGTGCCGATTACCTGGCCGTTGGATGCCTTCAGGTTGAAGCGGTATTTGCCGTTCTTGGTTTCAGTCCGGTCAAACCGTGCATCGTCAGCCGAGTTCTTTCGGACGGATTCGATGCCGTTGTCGGCACTTGCCCGCTGTTTATAGCCCTCGCTTGCCAGAATGATCTGGCCGTTGCCGGCCTTCAGGCGGAACCGGAATTCACCAGCCTTGTCCTTATAGAGCTCGAATTTGCCTGCCATGGTCCACTTTCTCCCTTTTGGACGCCTCGCAGCCGCAAACCTATCCAAGCGCCCGGTGCTGCGCAATTACAAACCGATGTTAATCGACAGGAAAGCGAACACCGGCGCAAATTGGGAAACACAGATCAGTTTCGCCGGCATTTCATCAAGTACAGCAGCGCGTAGCGGCAAATATTCGCCGATTTAATATTTATGCAGCCCCCACATCCCAGCCGATAGGCCAGCGGACCGCGATTGCGCGGTCCGCCGTGCGGATTCAGTTACGGCATTTCACTGCTCGAACTGTGCCGCATCAGCGACTGGACCGTGTAAACGAGGATGGCCATTCCGATCGCGCCCAGTATCGCGATCACCAGCATGATGATGGCATCGACGGGCCCGCCGACGTCTCGAAATCCCGAATGGGTAATGTACTGCACAAAGAGGACGGCAAGGATCGCACCCACCGGCATGGAAAGCTGCGCCAGCAGGAATTTGCGCCAACTGACCGCCCGGTCGCGGATCAGCACATAGACATAGGCAAGCGTGATCAGCGCCGCGACGGCCACAAGGGCCCAAAAGAGGCCGCGTCCCATCATTTCCTCAAAGACGGCGATCAGTGTTCCAAAGCTCAATTCTTTCATGATCCGGTCTCCTTATGCCCGCCCGCGCAGCATGGCGTTGTAGGTGGCCTTGAGCGCGATTTCCTTCATCAGCCAGCTGATCCACAACTCCTCGAGCGGCGCGATGACGCCCGGGAAGGACGGCACCAGATTGTTTCCGTAATCGAATTCGATCAGCATGGCGCGGCCAATACGCGTGATCAACGGACATGAGGTGTATCCGTTGTAAACCGCAGTGCCTTCACCGCCGCCTATCGCGGCGACCAGGTGGTCCTCGACCACCGGTACCTGCCATTTCACGCTGGCCGCGGTCTTGCCCTTGGGCACACCGGCGACGTCCCCGACGGCAAATATTTCGGGATAGCGCAGGTGACGCATGGTTTTCGCATCGGCTTCAACCCAGCCCTGGTCGGTCCATTTATCGGCCCAGCTGAGCCCGGAGTTGCGGACCACGTCAGGCGCGCGCTGCGGCGGGATGACATGGATATAGTCGTAATCCATCTCCGCCTGGCCGTCAGGCGTGTCGAACACCGCACGCCTGGCGCCCGGATCGATGGATTTGAGGACATGCGAATATACCGGGGCAATGCCGCGATGCTGGAACAGCATCCGCACCTTCTCGGCCACGATCGGAACACCGAACAGGCTGTTGTTGTTGGCCATGTAGCGCATATCCGTCTTGCCGGCATTGCCGGCCCGCCGCGCGATGTCATCGATCAGGAACGCGTGCTTCAAAGGCGCTCCGGCGCATTTCATCTCGGTTGCCGGGCGGGTAAAGAGGCCAACGCCGCCTTTCTCGCTAAACGCCTGCGCGGCACGCCAGGTCTTTTCAGCGTATTGCGGGCCGGCATAAAGCGCGCCAACACCATCGGTCCCGACAAGATCGAGCGAAAAGCCTTCAATCGCATCGTGGTCCAGAACCAGGCCGGTGGCGACGACCAGATAATCATATTCAAGTGTCGTGCCGCCTTCGGTGGTGACTTTTTTGGACTCCGGATCGATTTGCGCCGCCCGCTCCTCAACCCAGGCAACGTCGGAGGGCAGCCATTGCTTTGTCTGCGAGACGACATATCCGGGCGGCTTGAGGCCTGCGGCCACAAGAGACAGGCCCGGCTGATAGAGATGCTCCTTGCGTGCATCGACCAGCGTGATGCGGGCACCGTCCAGACGTTCCGACAAGCGATTGGCAAGTGCCGTTCCGGCTGCGCCTACCCCCAGAATGACAATGTTGGCCGATGTCTTGACGGCTTGCGCCTTCGCGGCGGAACCGCCCGCCTGCGATGCTATAAGGCCGCCACCGGTCAACGCCAGAAATTGCCTGCGGTCCAGGTTCATTGAGTCCTCCATCAATAGGGCCGGGCAATTTCAGCCCGACCGATCCTCCCCGGCTTGCGCCGGACAATCATTCAAGGAACCATTGTGCCGTGTTCGCCGAATGATTGAATTGATCCGGATCAATGGAATGGAAGCAGAATGCGCCTGACGAACTCGAATCCGCGAGAAGCCGGCGAAGCCGATTGAGGCCCTACGCTTCGTCTTTGTCGCCGTGTCGTTTGCGGATACGACGGACCACACCCCAGATGGCCAGCACAATCACCGGAACGGAAAGACCGGTCGCAAGCGTCGGGCTGATCGGCAGCCCGGCTTCATTTGCAGCCTTTGCCAAATATCCGAACAGACCGACGACATAGTAAGAGACAGCTGCAACCGAAAGACCTTCGACGGTTTGCTGCAACCGGAGCTGGAGCTTGGCGCGCCGGTTCATCGACTGCAGCAATTCGGAATTCTGGCGTTCAAGCTGCAGATCGACCCAGCTTCGCAGCAGCGCGGTGGCGCGGGCAAGCTTGCGGGAAAGGTTTGCCTGACGTTCCTCGATCGAGCGGCAGGTGCGCATCGCTGGCGCCATGCGCCGCTGCAGGAACGCGCCCCAGGTCTCGTAACCGGCAATCGGATTTTCATTGAGAGTGGCGATGCGCTCCGCCACGATACCGTCATAAGCGCGGCTTGCGCCGAAACGGTAGAGACTTGATGCAGCGCCCGCCTCGAGTTCGGCGGCAAGCGCGGTAATCTCGCCGAGCATCGAATCGCTCTCCGTCTCCACCTCCTTGCGCATGCGCTGCGTCACCATCGTCAAACCGTCCTCGATGCGGCGCATTTGCGGCGAAAGGCTATTGGCAAGCGGCAAGGCGAGCATGGCAAGCGTCCGATAGGTCTCGATTTCTATCAACCGCTGCGCCAGCGCGCCGACACGGGCCGGCGCCAGATCACGGTCGAGAAGCAGGATACGCGTCAGACCGTCCTTGTCCTGACGGAAATCGGTGACCGCGGCGGCCGCGCCGTTTTCAACTTCCGAAAAACACAGGCTCGCGGGATCAAAACTTTTCAGCACCTTTTGCGTATCGTCGGTCCATTTTCGCACCTCCAACCGCACACCGGAGATCAGGCTGCCGGGCGGACTGAAACCATCCCCGAACGGATGATCGGTGACCTCCCCGCCGAACTGTGTCGGCACCGGGCCTTCGTAGAAATAGGTCGAGAACTCGGTATGGCGTTCCCAGCGCAGGGACCCTGTTCCCCAACTCAGAACATAGTGGCGCGCATCGGCCTGCGGCGCGGCCACCCCCCTCGTCCTTGCCAGAGCGGCCAGAACGGCATTGTCCACCGAGGCTCCGCCATCGGTCATGAAGGCAAGTTGCAGGATTATCCGAGGCGACTTGATAAGCGGATACGGTCTGGCGTGGACTTCGCCCAGCGCCAGCGGCCGATCTCTCGCGATCGGAAACCCGAAGCTTCCGTTGGCCATCCCCTGTCCTCCAAAAACAAGGCCGGAATTTAGTATCGATCCTATATCGCAGACAAGGCCACATTGGCTATTTCGATGCGTCCAAAGGCGCGGCGCATGCGCGCGGCCAAGCTCGCCACAAGTGGACATGTTTATTGACCAGTTTCGCGCCAAGTTGCTAGCATTGCCGCTGCGGCCTGTTCGGCCGGAGACCACAAGAGATGCAATAATGGACGATATTTTCACCCGGGTCGCGCACGGGCGCACTGCTGACGAGGTTGTGCAGCAGGTCGAATCGCTGATCCTTGACGGCGTTCTTCGGGTCGGCGACCGGCTGCCGGGCGAGCGGGAGCTGTCGCGCCAGCTTGATATTTCCCGTCCGATCCTACGTGAGGCGTTGAAAACTCTGGAACAACGCGGGCTCTTGACCAGCAGGCATGGCGGCGGAACGTTTATCGCGGACGTGATCGGCGAGATATTCAGCCAGCCCGTTATGGAACTTATCGCCCGTCACCGCCGGGCGACCTTCGACTATCTGGAGTACCGCAGGGAGGTCGAAGGCATCACGGCGGCCTTTGCCGCACAACGAGCCACACAGGCCGACAGGGAGCTTCTCGCCGGCATTGTGCAGGCAATGAAACAGGCCCATGACGCTGCCGATCCCGATCGCGAGGCGGAACTTGACGTGGAGTTTCACAGCGCCATCGGTGAGGCCGCGCACAATATCATCCTGCTGCACACGCTGCGGTCATGCTACCGGCTCTTAAGCAACGGGGTCTTTTACAACCGAGCGGCGATTTACCAATATTCGGGTTCAAGCGAGCGGCTGCTTGAACAACACATCGCCATTTTCGACGCTATTGTTGCCGGCGATGCGGACGGCGCCAAAGGGGCGGCGGAACGGCACATGGAGTTTGTCGCGCATACGCTGCGGGAGGCAGAGCGCGCGAACGATTGGGCACGGGTCGCAAATCTGCGGCTGCAACAAAGGGCGAAAGGCGGCCACAGTGATGACAGCAAGCGGAAAACCGCCACGAAGCGCGCATAATCCACGCCACATCATCGTCATCGAACACGAAGCGGCGAACGCTGCGGACAATGGCCTGAAACACCTGGCAATACGCGATGTCGCGGTACGGCTGGTGCGCCCATACCTTGGCGAAAAGCTGCCCATGCTGGATGAGCGTATTGCCGGGGTGATCATCAAGGGCGGCCCGCAATTCGTGACCGATCTTGACCGGTTTCCCTATCTGCGCGACGAAATCGCTTTTGCGGACACCGTCATGAAACGCGGCGTGCCGCTGCTGGGCATTTGCCTTGGCGCACAAATGATCGCCCATCACCTTGGGGCCGCGGTGGGTTTTCATCCGCAAGGTCATGTCGCGCTCGGCTACTACCCGCTTGAGATCACTGAAGCGGGAGAGCACTACTTTCCAGACGGTTTGATGACGCTTGCCGGCAATGCGCAGGGTTTTGCCTGCCCGCGGGATGCAACATTGCTTGCCAAGGGCCCTCTTTTTGCCAATCAGGCCTTCAGCCTTGGCGAAACGACCGTTGCTTTCCAGTTCCATCCGGAGGTCGACCGGACGATCCTCGATCAATGGCAGCGTGAGTTGGCGGACAATGTCGGCAAACCCGGAGCCCAGAGCTTTGAAGAACAGGACGCCGGCTTTGAGGCGCACAATCAAAGGCTCGCTGAATGGTACGGTCAATTTCTGGATCGCTTTTTTGATCTGAATATGGCTTATTGGCGTGCCGATTTCTAACAGAGCGGAAGACCTGCCATGCCCGTTTCAGCCGAAACACTGCTGACATTTTCCATTGCAACGATGATCCTCCTGGTCATACCCGGCCCAACGATCATCATGGTGGTCTCGCAGGCGCTGGCTCATGGCCGGCGTGTCGCGCTTGCCAGTGTCTTGGGCGTCGGGCTCGGGGACCTTGCAGCCGCATCGCTTTCGATCATCGGTGTCGGCACTATCCTTGCCGCATCCGCGACGGTGTTCACGGTCATCAAATGGGCGGGCGCTGTCTATCTCATCTACATCGGTATCAAGATGTGGATCACCCCCGTGTCGATACCGCAGATCGATACATCGCCCGTCAGCGGTGGACGCCGCTCGGCATTTCGCGATGCGTTTCTGGTGACGCTGTTGAACCCGAAAGGCATTGTCTTCTTCATGGCCTTCGTGCCGCAGTTCATAACGCATAGGGAACCCTTCGCTCCGCAAGCGGCGCTCTTTGTTGCCGTTTTCGTCGCGCTGGGGATTTTCAACGCCTGGGCCTATGCGATGCTGGCGAGTGGAGCACGGCAGTTTATCCGCCGACCGGCGGTCCTGCGCGCGGCGACACGCACGGGCGCCGGCTTCCTGATCGGCGCCGGTCTTTTCTCTGCCTTCGCACGACGCGGCGCCTGAGCCGCGCCATGCCGCTTCGAAACCGCGTAACGCCGCTGGGTGAGATCATCGCTGATGCGGCACGCGGAACGGTGATGGGCAA
This portion of the Hoeflea prorocentri genome encodes:
- a CDS encoding glutamine amidotransferase-related protein codes for the protein MTASGKPPRSAHNPRHIIVIEHEAANAADNGLKHLAIRDVAVRLVRPYLGEKLPMLDERIAGVIIKGGPQFVTDLDRFPYLRDEIAFADTVMKRGVPLLGICLGAQMIAHHLGAAVGFHPQGHVALGYYPLEITEAGEHYFPDGLMTLAGNAQGFACPRDATLLAKGPLFANQAFSLGETTVAFQFHPEVDRTILDQWQRELADNVGKPGAQSFEEQDAGFEAHNQRLAEWYGQFLDRFFDLNMAYWRADF
- a CDS encoding NAD(P)/FAD-dependent oxidoreductase; protein product: MNLDRRQFLALTGGGLIASQAGGSAAKAQAVKTSANIVILGVGAAGTALANRLSERLDGARITLVDARKEHLYQPGLSLVAAGLKPPGYVVSQTKQWLPSDVAWVEERAAQIDPESKKVTTEGGTTLEYDYLVVATGLVLDHDAIEGFSLDLVGTDGVGALYAGPQYAEKTWRAAQAFSEKGGVGLFTRPATEMKCAGAPLKHAFLIDDIARRAGNAGKTDMRYMANNNSLFGVPIVAEKVRMLFQHRGIAPVYSHVLKSIDPGARRAVFDTPDGQAEMDYDYIHVIPPQRAPDVVRNSGLSWADKWTDQGWVEADAKTMRHLRYPEIFAVGDVAGVPKGKTAASVKWQVPVVEDHLVAAIGGGEGTAVYNGYTSCPLITRIGRAMLIEFDYGNNLVPSFPGVIAPLEELWISWLMKEIALKATYNAMLRGRA
- a CDS encoding DegT/DnrJ/EryC1/StrS family aminotransferase, whose product is MYIVGEEEAQALQRVIRERALFRYGFGKECDRFEQRYGEHLNVKHVALTVSGTFALSAALTAIGIGPGDEVLVPAHTYMATATSVLTTGAIPVIVDIDESLTISPRAIEGAIGPQTKAVIAVHMWGAACDMDAIMEIAAKHDLLVVEDACQGVGGSYRGKKFGSIGHIGAFSFNYHKNMTCGEGGAVATSNDIYAGRTRCAIDPCHYYWKGRPDGVDLFAGNGGRASELQGAMLNVQLDRIDGIVAAMRDERRRILDIIASNTISGLFCAPMHSPELDCGAHLMFQLPTSEAAERFSQIMPVVIAGKTGRHTYTQWDQILMEKGAAHHLMNPYEHPANAACRRHTAVDQCPSSLDILMRTIMVPMRPEHQADDIAAIAHNILETAKVVLEGKPADEISLMRAAAIDESKFDMADDR
- a CDS encoding DUF5368 domain-containing protein, encoding MKELSFGTLIAVFEEMMGRGLFWALVAVAALITLAYVYVLIRDRAVSWRKFLLAQLSMPVGAILAVLFVQYITHSGFRDVGGPVDAIIMLVIAILGAIGMAILVYTVQSLMRHSSSSEMP
- a CDS encoding VOC family protein; translated protein: MIGVALVKIPVSDVNRSVAFYEKALDLTVLFVAEEYGWAQFEASGMGLALYVPGKGGGERPIGGSVDFHLHHSDLDALLDGMPAEATDAGIHENADGSRSLEFSDPDANLIKIMESR
- a CDS encoding LysE family translocator; this translates as MPVSAETLLTFSIATMILLVIPGPTIIMVVSQALAHGRRVALASVLGVGLGDLAAASLSIIGVGTILAASATVFTVIKWAGAVYLIYIGIKMWITPVSIPQIDTSPVSGGRRSAFRDAFLVTLLNPKGIVFFMAFVPQFITHREPFAPQAALFVAVFVALGIFNAWAYAMLASGARQFIRRPAVLRAATRTGAGFLIGAGLFSAFARRGA
- a CDS encoding Gfo/Idh/MocA family protein; amino-acid sequence: MTQIKVGLIGAGFIGRSHALAINAVNRVFGQDLFEAIPHVLAEADQATAAARARQFGFGIATTDWRQAIAECDAVIIAVPSFLHRDMALSAAESGTHILCEKPVGLSSAEAAEIAAAAARANISHTVGFTYMRSPLIRYAVDVIDRGDLGKPLHFKGWHCEDYLADPDIAFTWRQDAALAGRCGAIGDMGWHIIAIARALCGQITSLSGAIETFHKTRPLASDQNASRAVENEDWSNATLRFASGATGSVEVSRIAHGRKMDIGFELVCEHGTIAFKGEQSNQIEIYRSGEPAAASGFRTIHINADHPDYGDFIPAPGHGLGFNDLKTIELRDFLTAIANGSPAEPDLDEALKISRLCEAILASSDRRCWIDAPEEFSIQS
- a CDS encoding DUF3422 family protein; the protein is MANGSFGFPIARDRPLALGEVHARPYPLIKSPRIILQLAFMTDGGASVDNAVLAALARTRGVAAPQADARHYVLSWGTGSLRWERHTEFSTYFYEGPVPTQFGGEVTDHPFGDGFSPPGSLISGVRLEVRKWTDDTQKVLKSFDPASLCFSEVENGAAAAVTDFRQDKDGLTRILLLDRDLAPARVGALAQRLIEIETYRTLAMLALPLANSLSPQMRRIEDGLTMVTQRMRKEVETESDSMLGEITALAAELEAGAASSLYRFGASRAYDGIVAERIATLNENPIAGYETWGAFLQRRMAPAMRTCRSIEERQANLSRKLARATALLRSWVDLQLERQNSELLQSMNRRAKLQLRLQQTVEGLSVAAVSYYVVGLFGYLAKAANEAGLPISPTLATGLSVPVIVLAIWGVVRRIRKRHGDKDEA
- the iolE gene encoding myo-inosose-2 dehydratase codes for the protein MTIRIATNPIAWTNDDVPGLGGEIPVETCLSEANSAGYSGIEMGGKFPRDADALDALLSTHDLVLASGWWEGQLLEHGADAEFEAMHPYLDMLKQLGVAHFIYGEGSLGRTDGIWKPISQRPRLQDSEWPAYAQELTALADKTAALGIGLALHPHMGTVVETDREVDRLMELAGPSVKLAFDTGHCLFAGGDPVALCQRHAARIAHVHCKDVRSDKLRKAHKRDMSFMDAVLDGIFTVPGDGGVDFPAILGTLKEEGYSGWLVVEAEQNPEKAPPLFHAKLGHDYLLQEASRAGLR
- a CDS encoding FadR/GntR family transcriptional regulator, which translates into the protein MDDIFTRVAHGRTADEVVQQVESLILDGVLRVGDRLPGERELSRQLDISRPILREALKTLEQRGLLTSRHGGGTFIADVIGEIFSQPVMELIARHRRATFDYLEYRREVEGITAAFAAQRATQADRELLAGIVQAMKQAHDAADPDREAELDVEFHSAIGEAAHNIILLHTLRSCYRLLSNGVFYNRAAIYQYSGSSERLLEQHIAIFDAIVAGDADGAKGAAERHMEFVAHTLREAERANDWARVANLRLQQRAKGGHSDDSKRKTATKRA
- a CDS encoding PLP-dependent aminotransferase family protein gives rise to the protein MADTNYPLDLLRLDKSSAEPLHLQIRNGLRAMILDGRLKSRTRVPSIRNLARTLQVSRNTVVSAIDQLVAEGYLESRPGAGCWVTDTHALSSVGIRARAGGSMPSLSTRGDLMSRQALIQGQPHQAAFHPGVPETESFPFKVWGRILKRKSASSGDDLFGYHTIAGLYDLRVAIAEYLTVSRGLNCVADQIVPTTGAQAALDFLARMLIDEQDAVMMENPGFLGARSAFLAAGARLVELPVDECGWHPVQRPPNHPKLIYLTPSCQHPLGMTMPLEQRLEILEIARRDEAWIIEDDYDGEYNFFGDPVPAMQGLVEDAPVIYVGTFSKVLFPSLRIGYAVVPPDLAKKARAVLSFTGQHPSLVLQATLAEFMSAGHFSRHLNRMRRLYARRRKAFLEFCDTYVSEWLKPLDERTGIQIACKAVVPMDDLGIAAQAADRGLSLVPLSYYGLAGSAKSGFVMGYAAVPEDKMEEAFKTLRSVLSGEV